In Hemitrygon akajei unplaced genomic scaffold, sHemAka1.3 Scf000124, whole genome shotgun sequence, the DNA window TTCTAACAACACGGTCAACCTGCGGAGCAGCTTTGAGCTCCTATTGGGCACAGATCctcgacactgccaagagtttcacCATTAATatttggttggtcaaatttgaagacagaatttgCTAACTTgcagtcctctggtacttctcccgtcctggttgataatgcaaagatcatcggcaGAGGCTCTGCAgttttctccctctcttcccacagtagcctggggtagatCTCACCTGGCCCCAGTGACTGGTCTAACTTAATATCTTTCCAgtgctccagcacgtcctccttcttaatgtctatatgctcaagcatttcaatccgctgtaagtcatccccacaattgtgaAGGTCcccttccctggtgaatactgaagcaaactattcattaagtaccaaCGCTACCTGATCTAACTCAGGTATCGCACTCTATTGGTCCTACGATCACattgctcatcctcttgctcttcacaaacttggtgttttccttaatcctgctcaccaagggcttctcatggccccttctggctctcctaattcacaCTTACACTCCTTCCAGGTAACCTCGTAATTCTCTAGAAATCCATCTGTACTCAGTTTATTGgagctttcataagcttttcttatcttctcaactagattttctacatcctttgtacactatggttctTCTACCCCACCGTGtgctccctgcctcaatggaacatacctgtgcagaacgccatgccagtgttccctgaacatttgcgacATTTCTGCCGTGCGTTTCCCTGAAAACACCTGCCCACAATGATTTGCAGGTAGTGatcctgtgaaattcattgtcatggccggctcggaggccaagtcatcggtttgtcacgtaccccgtgaccgggttaccgaaccagcagaaatgaaacacactttggagtctggtattactgtagctaatagtgtttattagtaaactaagcaatacagtactataaaaatgcaaatatgtgaaacaggttagcaatgatatgtacagaagtgtggaaataggaatcaaaaccaagctctgtcaaagtctaggggtaaatggatagtcttacaatggtgaagagttcagttcagtttaggtagagggagagagggagagagagagagagagagagggagagggagggagagagagagagggagagagggagggggagagagagagagagagggagggagagagagagagagccacgTTACCATCGAACTATCCGTTGGCTTCCTGTCCTGTTGTGGTCATCGACTATGACCatgtacgaccgttcttcagtggtggaccggtcacccaggcaagggtggacacacaaaaaAGCCCCCACCGGTCGTACCTTCCACACACTGTGAGCCCCTGATCGATCGTCCAAACCCCACCTTCACatgggtgcacaacgctctttcagtgtcccgtggtgtgtctgcctgtgtcttagCAGAGCTGCTTTTTATCATCACTTGCTGGACACCGGCTGTCCATCAAACCGGCTCCGCCTCGCTGACTCTGCAGGAATCTTACAAGCAggcaaaagtgtccttggagcaaaggtaaacaatcagccaaggagccataatattaaatcaaGTCTCTCATCGGCGCTGggtgcctccccccccccttctctctctcattagcagcatagttcacaggggggtcaactctcGACCCCATTTCagcttggtttgctcatcacaggTTTTATTTGAAACATAAGTTAATCAGtgcttgattattaaggatgtcaaaggttatggggagaagacaggagaaaggtgTTGAAAAGGGAAATAAAAGACTGGGACAGGTACAGAAAGAGGAAACATTAGAGGGAGACGTGTCAAGCTCAGACAGATGGGACAGACTCAGATTGGGGTTCTTGTCTGGCACGGAGCAGAGGGGCTGAACAccggttcattttccactctcggaccttcactgagaccatttctcatcagtacatgttttacaaacagtacatttcaatgatcaagctcaacgtaaatttattatcaaagtgtgttaacCAGATGTTGTTGAACCAttcattttctggttggcaagGCAACTCAATGCTCACCACCAGCCTGGGGTAcggaatgggaccaattccagagggggaggggtgggtgagtctgGGTCTTTGAGAAGGAGCCCTAACctcatcctcctcattccccttctcACTCTTCTCCCACTCAACCCGCTCTTCCTTACCCTCCATACCCACACTGCATAtgtttgtgtgagagagggagagaacggCCTGCTCCACCCTCCATCAACGATGCCATCCTCTCCCTCAACGCAACACCGCATTCCTCGCTGGCTCAAATAATCTGAAAATCTTAcaccttccctcctgcaccgaTTCCTTCGCCTTCCTGtttctggcacgtggcacagtggCAATCCTAAGATTACAACCCTTGAATTTAGCACCACACTCCCTGAACCCCTTTTGTTGAACCTCAATACTCCACCTGCCCAtatcattggtacccacatggaccacgacgtTCACTGTTCCCCTTCCTTAAGAATGCTGAATACTCGAccagagatgtcccggacccgCGGCACACAGGACCATCCTGaaatctcgttctcacccacagaattcAGTCCGTTTCCTTAATTGATGCATCACCTATCACACAGCTCgactcttcccttctgagtcacagagacagagaccCAGTGGCTGTTACTTTCCCTGGCTGGATAACCCCCACACCCCGCAACGGTATCCAGAATGATACCCCagttgttgaggggatgaccacaggggtactctgtatgactgtttcacccctttcctttccctggctgtcacccagtttcctgtgtcctgcactttgggtgtaaccaCCTCTCTAAGCATCCCATCTATCACCCCTGAAGCCTCCAGAATGATCTGGTGTTCATCCGGTCCCAGCCTCTTAATGCaggttgttagaagctgcagccggaTCCACTTCTCGAAGGTGTACTGATCAGGGGCACTGGAGGTGTCCCTGGTTTCCCTCATCCCACAAGAGAAGCTTTCCACTACCCCGTCTGTAATCTCTACTGTTCTCATTGCGCAACTGAAAAGAAGGGGGCAAAAAATCTCTACCTTCAGCTTAATTATaccttctctgactgaaggctcCCATCACTGACAGCTAAAGCCTCAGaatctccactcggactccattcactctgacactgaccgctccactcggactccattcactctgacactgaccactccactcggactccattcactctgacactgaccgctccactcggactccattcactctgacactgaccgctccactcggactccattcactctgacactgaccgctccactcgctcCTGCACAACTTTCAGTTCTTGCTGAGCAAACCCAAATGCTGACTGGCCGCTGCTCAAAGGTCCAACGGAAAAAAACTGCTGCAAGGCTCTGCCTTTAATCTTCGACTGAAGACCATAtgccacagaaacatagaaatcctacagcgcaatacaggctgtgccgaacatgcccttacctcagaaattacctagggttacccatagccctctatttgtcttCCAGCCTTCTATTTCTCTAACGTCAGCaaagtttcctcaaggggaaatcttgcctgacaaatctgttggcatcTTGGAAGAAGCaacaagcaggattgacaaaggagaattggtttccTCAAGTGAAACTCCTGCTGGAAAAGCAACCCGAATGAAGAAatagatgttgtatacttggattttcagaaggcctttgacaaggtgcaacacacTAGGCTGCTGAATAAACCCACGGTATTACAGTGGAGACTCTagcatggattcaacagtggctgtgccataAGATGggcgttgggaacggacccaaatgcaagacacagacactgaagtactagggagaggactaggtgtatcaggaaagaagtggggaagaaacgacaCTGAACATGACACAagccctggacaagactaggtgACAAAGGACTAGAGTAGGAAGGTGAGACCTAGATGAGGAACtaagaactgggaactaggaacctAGACAAGgattccgagccagagactggacggggacccggaacctgggtcttgactcgggctcggactccggatccagACGAGGACTGGACGTGGCAAGGTAACAGGActgggaacctcctcggagcctcgaACACGGACTggaaacctcctcggagactGACCCGGACTggaaacctcctcggagactttgacccggactggaCTTGACACGGAGCCTGAGACTTggactggacttggacacggaacgacAAACAACGACAGTCCACTCGAGTAGCGGCAAACAGTCTTCCTACTAAGCCTTGGACCcaagcacaggaacacagaacacagagccaggacccctccttggagacaggacatagggccggggctttacatagagtcaggacccctccttggagacaggacgtagggccaggactcatacacagagtcaggacccctccttggggacaggacgtagggccagggttaacatagagtcaggacccctccttggggacaggacggagggccggggctttacatagagtcaggacccctccttggggacaggacgtagggccggggctttacatagagtcaggacccctccttggggacaggacgtagggccggggctttacatagagtcaggacccctccttggggacaggacgtagggccggggctttacacagagtcaggacccctccttggggacaggacgtagggccggggctttacatagagtcaggacccctccatggggacaggacgtagggccggggctttacatagagtcaggacccctccttggggacaggacgtagggccggggctttacacagagtcaggacccctccttggggacaggacgtagggccggggctttccACAGAGTCacgacccctccttggggacaggatgtagggctggggctttacacagagtcaggacccctcctaggggacaggacgtagggccggggctttccACAGAGTCacgacccctccttggggacaggatgtagggccgggactcatacacggacactaaacacggggacacaaagagacagttccaagctcctAGATAGATAGTTTCTTCTGTTGGCggggcaaggctccagtctcactccagcgGTTAAACTTGACAGTGATAACAGGGGAGGACGCAGGTGAGgttgcaggcaaggcttcaggcgtgggttgctgaaagaaggggaagggaagggaacagtccagcctcaggcctatcttacccaacggaggcaaggagaGGATACTGTCAAGACGAATCCCACAGAGGCGagaacaggatactgacaagatgaaccagcaaccacacttgaacccagggcgacttatattccagccccaattTGAGAaccaggtgcctgtgattaagcccaactgaaacaatggacagccagaagacctggagtccagagtccacggactggaccgtgaaccggaacgcagacgtcatggaccggaccatgacaagctGAATagtaggaggcaaagactgggaataaagggctgccagttactagtggtgttcctcagggctctgtgttcggaCTGGTGATTTGTGTTATATTCCAATAGTTTGGAAGacggaattgctggctttgttacaaggtttgcagacgatatgaagacatgaggaggggcaggtagttttcggTAGAGAGGGTACGGAAGGACTGAGATAGAtttagagaatggggaaaaaaaacagcagatggaatacagtgctgggaaatgtatgttcatgcattttggtagaagaaatgaaagtgttaacttcttcgaaatgggcagaaaataccaaacaactgaggtgcaaagggacacggGGAGTCcatgttcaggattccctaacagCTAATGAgtctgtggtgtggaaggcaaatgcaacgttagcattcatttccagagatctacaatatataagcaaggatgtaatttgggAAGTTGgtaatcactggtgaggcctcacttggagaacaggtttgggccccttatcttggaaaggatgtgctgaagctggaggAGGTTCAAAGTATGTTCACAAAAacagattccaggattgaatggattgtcatatgaagagtgttcaaTGGGCCTGAGCCTGTATCAGCAGAGGAATCAgggctgatctcattgaaacttatcaaactgtggaagggcttgatagagtggatgtggaaaggatgcttcctgtggtggaagagtctacgACCAGGGAACAGAGcatcaaaatagaggggtgtcctttcagaacggagatgacaGAGAACggacggagagtggtgaatctgcggaattccgtgccacaggcagctgtggaggccaattctttatgtacatttagggCAGAGGTGGATAAAATCTTGATTGAtccaggcatgaagggatacggggacaagacaggtgattggagcagaggggaaatttggatcagccacaATAAAATgatagaacagactcgatggggtaaacagcctcattctggtcttatatcttatagtctgacggtctgtccccagtgtgaactcgctgatgcagcTTCAAGTCAGATGActaagtgaatccattcccacaatCTGAGAAAGCGATtggtttctccccagtatgaactaactggtgtctctgtagcttggatgaccgagtgaatcccttcccacattcagggcaggtgaatggcctctccccagtgtggattcgCTGATGTGACAAAAGGGTGGATGACtgcgtgaatcccttcccacattcagaacaggtgaacggcctctccccagtgtggattcgCTGGTGTGACAAAAGGTTGGATGACtgcgtgaatcccttcccacattcagaacaggtgaatggcctctccccagtgtgaaccagctggtgtctctgtagggtggatgagtgagtgaatcccttcccacacacagagcaggtgaacggcctgtccccaatgtgaactcgcagatgtatTTTCAAGTCCGATAACCCAGCaaactccttcccacagtctgagcaggtgaacggcctctccccagtgtgaactcgctgatgtattttcAAGCCAGATGATCGAGCGaactcctttccacagtctgagcaaatgaacggtttctccccagtgtgaactaactggtgccTCAGTAGACgaaatgacagagtgaatcttttcccacagtctgagcaaatgaatggtttctccccagtgtgaaagcaCTGATGTgtgttcagttcagatgaccgaatgaatcgtttcccacagtccgagcaggtgaatggcctctccccagtgtgaactcgctgatgtattttcatgtcagatgacagagtgaatctcttcccacattcagagcagctgaacggtttctccccagtgtgaaatcgttGATGTACGCTCAGCTGAGCTGCACGAGCGaacttcttcccacagtctgagcaagtgaacggtttctccccagtgtgaattcgctgatgttccttcagttgagatgaacgtgtgaatcctttctcacatacGGAGCAGGCaaacggtttctccccggtgtgaacaagccagtgtgtctgtagtttggatgactgagtgaatcccttcccacattcagagcaggtgaacggcctctccccagtgtgaaccagcaagtgtctctgtagtttggatgagtgcgtgaatcctttcccacattcagagcaggtgaacggactCACCCCAgtatgaacttgctgatgtaccttcaggtcagATGACCgggtgaatccctttccacattctgagcagctgaacggtttctccccagtgtgagtttgctgatgttcctgtagttgagatgaccgagtgaatgccttcccacattctgagcagatgaatggtttctccccagtgtgaaccagctggtgtctcagtaggtgagatgaccgagtgaatcgcttcccacagtctgagcaggtgaacggcctctccccagtgtgaactcgcccgtgtaccttcagttgagatgacgaagtgaactccttcccacagtctgagcaggtgaacggcctcttctCAGTGTGAACTGGTGACGTtagttcagttgagatgactaaaTGAATCCGTTTCGCCATTCAGAGGTGGGGAACAGCCATGGCAccatgtgaacttgctggtgtctctgtagtgtggttGATTGTGTCAgtgccttcccacactctgagaaaCGTCTCCTCACTGGTGAATTTTTGGATATATCTTCAGCATCGATGACAGAATGAATTGCTTCCCACTTGCAGAATAGGTGGAgcatctcactgtggtgtgaacttgctgatgtatcttcaggctggatgactgagtagttcccctccctcacacagagcaggtgaatggcctctccccacggtgaactcatcGGCGTGTCTGTGGGTatgctgtgagtgaatcccttcccacactgagagaaggagaatgatatctcactgcGATCAATCATCTGGCAATTCAGACAGTCAGACGTTTGAATCCCTTGtacaatcaatgcagttgaagaactgatctccagtgaacaaatgctggtgtgttctcagcaccccGGTTCCTGTGGATAACACTGAGTTACAatagaaaacttcatttcagacacagaTACAATTCCAACTGGAATGAGGTACATCTTTACCCCCAAGG includes these proteins:
- the LOC140723662 gene encoding uncharacterized protein → MAKRIHLVISTELTSPVHTEKRPFTCSDCGKEFTSSSQLKVHGRVHTGERPFTCSDCGKRFTRSSHLLRHQLVHTGEKPFICSECGKAFTRSSQLQEHQQTHTGEKPFSCSECGKGFTRSSDLKVHQQVHTGVSPFTCSECGKGFTHSSKLQRHLLVHTGERPFTCSECGKGFTQSSKLQTHWLVHTGEKPFACSVCEKGFTRSSQLKEHQRIHTGEKPFTCSDCGKKFARAAQLSVHQRFHTGEKPFSCSECGKRFTLSSDMKIHQRVHTGERPFTCSDCGKRFIRSSELNTHQCFHTGEKPFICSDCGKRFTLSFRLLRHQLVHTGEKPFICSDCGKEFARSSGLKIHQRVHTGERPFTCSDCGKEFAGLSDLKIHLRVHIGDRPFTCSVCGKGFTHSSTLQRHQLVHTGERPFTCSECGKGFTQSSNLLSHQRIHTGERPFTCSECGKGFTQSSTLLSHQRIHTGERPFTCPECGKGFTRSSKLQRHQLVHTGEKPIAFSDCGNGFT